The genomic window TCGGCTGGCGCGAGGCCGGCGCTGTAATGCACCTTACCTTGGCGATCTATAATTATGCCGTCCACTCCTTGCAAACTGTTGACCAACTCTAGCCCTTTTTCTACTCCCAGTACAAATACTGTTGTAGATAACGGGTCTGAATCTAACCCCCGTGGCGCCAATATAGTTACACTGGTCACTTCCGAAGCTGACTTACCGGTTTTGGGGTTTAGAATATGGTGCACGCGCTCGCCAGTATGCTCATCAATAAAATAGCGCTCGTAGTCGCCAGAGGTAGACACAGCCGTATCGGTTAACGGAATGCGAATCGCAGCTTTGGCGGCTGGATCCTCTGCCCTTGGGTTTTTAATGCCCACTACCCACGGCCTACCTTGCCTGTCGCCCAGTAAATAAGAATCCCCGCCGGCACTAACACTAGCGTGTTCGACCCCCATTGTGCGCAGTATTTTAATTGCGTTATCAACCGCGTACCCTTTAGCAATACCCCCCAAATCAATTCGCACATTTTTATGCTTAAAGAATACACTGCGTGTTTTTTCGTCTAATACAATCAAGCGATAGTTGATGGCGGGTAATAAATTTTTTATTTCATTTTCTTGCGGTTGTTGATGTGCTCGATAATCGTAACGCCAACCAACAGAGGCGAAGGTAATATCAAAAGCTCCGCCGCTCAATGCACTTACGCGTAAAGAGTGATGGATTAGCCAATAAAATTCTTCAGAGATTTTTTGCGGGGCTGTAGCTGCATCGCGATTGACGCGCGCCAGCTCACTGGTTTCTAGATAGGGCGAAAGCAGTTGGTTTATGCGCTCCATTTCGGTCATTACCGATGTAATGGCAAGCTTGGCGTGCTCGGGGTTTTCATCCCATAAGGTAACGGAGATTTCCGTGCCCATTATTCCTTGGGTTTCGCTATGCCATAGCGCCCATGCGTTAGAGGCTAACGCAACATAAATAAATAAACCTACAGCAAGGCGAGTGGGGTA from Saccharophagus degradans 2-40 includes these protein-coding regions:
- a CDS encoding FAD:protein FMN transferase, coding for MRYPTRLAVGLFIYVALASNAWALWHSETQGIMGTEISVTLWDENPEHAKLAITSVMTEMERINQLLSPYLETSELARVNRDAATAPQKISEEFYWLIHHSLRVSALSGGAFDITFASVGWRYDYRAHQQPQENEIKNLLPAINYRLIVLDEKTRSVFFKHKNVRIDLGGIAKGYAVDNAIKILRTMGVEHASVSAGGDSYLLGDRQGRPWVVGIKNPRAEDPAAKAAIRIPLTDTAVSTSGDYERYFIDEHTGERVHHILNPKTGKSASEVTSVTILAPRGLDSDPLSTTVFVLGVEKGLELVNSLQGVDGIIIDRQGKVHYSAGLAPAEAAAAD